One window from the genome of Pseudonocardia hierapolitana encodes:
- a CDS encoding DUF2088 domain-containing protein, with protein sequence MSTHLGPFEAVRNLTYDVPFPRLLPVRQRFDPEQVADVAAATAQALEPLRARIRPGMTVAITAGSRGIHDKPAVVRAAGEWLRAAGADPFVVPAMGSHGGATAEGQVELLADLGITEESVGMPIRATMETVEIDRLPDGPAVHLDANAAKADGILAINRVKAHTDFQGDVESGISKIVAIGLGKQRGAEGIHRFGPANLAVWIPRVARRIVDTGKILGGLAIVENAYDRAARIELLDAPDIAGPAESALLADAKRRMARLPFDDIDVAVIDEMGKNYSGAGMDTNVIGRMMIRGSAEFEGPRIRNIAVLDVSDASHGNAVGLGLADFVPFRLLERIDLRSVYINAMTSGLGGPQRAQIPMAFATDRDTIAAAVVTCGVADVGAVTLVRMRNTLDLEHLLVSESLRDAVDAHPALETTGDAVPMEFGADGELLKWD encoded by the coding sequence GTGAGCACGCATCTCGGTCCGTTCGAGGCCGTCCGGAACCTGACCTACGACGTGCCGTTCCCGCGGCTGCTGCCGGTCCGGCAGCGGTTCGACCCGGAGCAGGTGGCCGACGTCGCCGCGGCCACGGCGCAGGCGCTCGAACCGCTGCGGGCGCGCATTCGCCCCGGCATGACCGTGGCGATCACCGCGGGCAGCCGCGGCATCCACGACAAGCCGGCGGTGGTGCGCGCGGCCGGGGAGTGGCTGCGCGCTGCGGGCGCCGACCCGTTCGTGGTGCCTGCGATGGGCTCGCACGGCGGCGCCACGGCGGAGGGCCAGGTGGAGCTGCTCGCCGACCTCGGGATCACCGAGGAGAGCGTGGGCATGCCGATCCGCGCCACCATGGAGACCGTCGAGATCGACCGGTTGCCCGACGGACCGGCCGTGCACCTCGACGCCAACGCGGCGAAGGCCGACGGCATCCTCGCGATCAACCGGGTCAAGGCGCACACCGACTTCCAGGGCGACGTCGAGAGCGGCATCTCCAAGATCGTCGCCATCGGGCTGGGCAAGCAGCGGGGCGCCGAGGGCATCCACCGCTTCGGCCCGGCCAACCTGGCGGTCTGGATCCCGCGCGTGGCGCGCCGGATCGTCGACACCGGCAAGATCCTCGGCGGCCTCGCGATCGTCGAGAACGCCTACGACCGGGCCGCCCGCATCGAGCTGCTGGACGCGCCGGACATCGCGGGCCCCGCCGAGAGCGCGCTGCTCGCCGACGCCAAGCGCCGCATGGCGCGGCTCCCGTTCGACGACATCGACGTGGCCGTGATCGACGAGATGGGCAAGAACTACTCCGGTGCGGGGATGGACACCAACGTCATCGGCCGGATGATGATCCGCGGCAGCGCGGAGTTCGAGGGCCCGCGCATCCGCAACATCGCGGTGCTGGACGTGAGCGACGCCTCCCACGGCAACGCCGTCGGGCTCGGCCTGGCCGACTTCGTGCCGTTCCGGCTGCTGGAGCGGATCGACCTGCGCAGCGTCTACATCAACGCGATGACCTCGGGGCTGGGCGGTCCGCAGCGGGCGCAGATCCCGATGGCGTTCGCCACCGACCGCGACACGATCGCCGCTGCCGTCGTCACCTGTGGTGTGGCGGACGTCGGCGCGGTCACGCTCGTGCGCATGCGCAACACCCTCGACCTCGAGCACCTGCTGGTCTCGGAGTCGTTGCGGGACGCCGTCGACGCCCATCCCGCCCTCGAGACCACCGGCGATGCCGTTCCGATGGAGTTCGGCGCCGACGGGGAACTGCTCAAGTGGGACTGA
- the larC gene encoding nickel pincer cofactor biosynthesis protein LarC — protein MILWLNPFSGISGDMLLGALLDLGAPLEGVRAAVARTGLDGWELRAERVTRGGIGATRAVVDVTDTATERHAAELLARVADVPVAARAVREIAEVEAGIHGIDPARVHLHEIGGHDTVVDTVGVAAALDLLGVDEVHCGPLTLGSGTVATRHGVLPVPAPATAALLARAGAPVVGAGEGETVTPTGAALLVATGARFGPLPAMTLQGVGYGAGGRDPAGRANVLQALLGAAAGRIERMLLLETNVDDVTGEVLGHLVGRLLDAGAADAWLSPIVMKKGRPAHTVHVLVAPERAAGCERIVLAETGSLGLRRTPVDRAALPRRTTTVDVEGHAIRLKHGPWGVKPEHDDLAAAAAALDLPLREVTRRALDIGRLAAHTSEELR, from the coding sequence TTGATCCTCTGGCTCAACCCGTTCAGCGGGATCTCCGGCGACATGCTGCTGGGCGCGCTGCTCGACCTCGGCGCACCCCTCGAAGGGGTGCGGGCCGCGGTGGCGCGCACGGGGCTGGACGGATGGGAGCTGCGTGCCGAGCGCGTGACGCGCGGCGGGATCGGCGCCACCCGTGCCGTCGTCGACGTCACCGACACCGCCACCGAGCGGCACGCGGCGGAGCTGCTCGCACGCGTGGCCGACGTGCCGGTCGCGGCACGCGCCGTGCGCGAGATCGCCGAGGTGGAGGCCGGGATCCACGGCATCGACCCCGCTCGGGTGCACCTGCACGAGATCGGCGGGCACGACACCGTCGTCGACACGGTCGGTGTGGCCGCCGCGCTCGACCTGCTCGGAGTGGACGAGGTGCACTGCGGGCCGCTGACCTTGGGCTCCGGCACCGTCGCCACCCGGCACGGGGTGCTGCCGGTGCCCGCGCCTGCCACCGCGGCGCTGCTGGCGCGGGCCGGCGCGCCGGTCGTCGGGGCGGGCGAGGGTGAGACGGTGACGCCCACCGGTGCGGCGCTGCTGGTCGCGACGGGCGCGCGGTTCGGCCCGCTCCCCGCGATGACGCTGCAGGGCGTCGGCTACGGCGCAGGCGGCCGCGACCCGGCCGGCCGTGCCAACGTGCTCCAGGCGCTGCTCGGTGCTGCCGCCGGTCGCATTGAACGGATGCTGCTGCTCGAGACGAACGTCGACGACGTCACCGGGGAGGTGCTCGGCCACCTCGTCGGGCGCCTGCTCGACGCCGGCGCCGCGGACGCGTGGCTCTCGCCGATCGTGATGAAGAAGGGCAGGCCGGCCCACACCGTCCACGTGCTGGTGGCCCCCGAGCGCGCGGCGGGCTGCGAGCGGATCGTGCTGGCGGAGACCGGCAGCCTCGGCCTGCGCCGCACACCCGTCGACCGTGCCGCCCTGCCCCGGCGCACCACCACCGTGGACGTCGAGGGGCATGCGATCCGGCTCAAGCACGGCCCCTGGGGGGTCAAGCCTGAACACGACGATCTGGCGGCGGCCGCCGCGGCTCTGGATCTCCCGCTCCGCGAGGTCACCCGCCGCGCCCTAGACATCGGACGTCTGGCTGCTCACACATCAGAGGAGTTGCGTTGA
- the larB gene encoding nickel pincer cofactor biosynthesis protein LarB — protein MTAEHELPGASRAREHAGAERRRSSAAFEDLGYARPDTGREARLGLPEVVYGPGKTVDQIVGVVRSLLAGNDGPVLVSRIEDGAAAEVGAAVEGGAYDPVARLLVWRPAAPRPFRVVVASAGTSDWPVAAEAAAVATAIGLQVDEVRDVGVAGVHRLLAEKERLAAADAVICVAGMEGALPSVVGGLVGCPVIAVPTSVGYGAVFEGVTPLLAMLSSCAAGVVVVNIDSGFGAAIAAHRMALGTTAQRAVR, from the coding sequence ATGACGGCTGAGCATGAGCTGCCGGGCGCCTCGAGGGCCCGCGAGCACGCCGGAGCGGAGCGGAGGCGATCGAGCGCTGCCTTCGAGGATCTCGGGTACGCGCGGCCCGACACCGGCCGGGAGGCACGGCTCGGCCTTCCCGAGGTCGTGTACGGGCCGGGGAAGACGGTCGATCAGATCGTGGGCGTGGTGCGATCGCTGCTCGCGGGCAACGACGGTCCGGTGCTGGTCAGCCGCATCGAAGACGGGGCCGCCGCCGAGGTGGGCGCCGCCGTCGAGGGTGGTGCCTACGACCCGGTGGCCCGGCTGCTGGTCTGGCGGCCCGCGGCGCCGCGGCCGTTCCGGGTGGTGGTGGCGTCGGCGGGCACGTCCGACTGGCCGGTGGCGGCCGAGGCGGCGGCCGTCGCCACGGCGATCGGGCTGCAGGTCGACGAGGTGCGCGACGTCGGGGTGGCCGGCGTGCACCGGCTGCTCGCCGAGAAGGAGAGGCTCGCGGCGGCCGACGCCGTGATCTGCGTGGCCGGCATGGAGGGCGCGCTGCCGAGCGTGGTCGGCGGGCTGGTCGGGTGCCCGGTCATCGCGGTGCCCACGTCCGTCGGGTACGGCGCGGTGTTCGAGGGCGTCACGCCGCTGCTCGCGATGCTCAGCTCCTGCGCGGCGGGGGTGGTGGTCGTGAACATCGACTCCGGCTTCGGGGCGGCGATCGCGGCCCACCGGATGGCCCTGGGGACAACGGCACAGCGAGCCGTCCGTTGA
- the larE gene encoding ATP-dependent sacrificial sulfur transferase LarE has protein sequence MSQTSDEVKLAALRERVRAEPRLLVAYSGGVDSALVAAVAAQELGERAVAVTAVSASLPRSERAAARAFATAHGIAHVEVATDELDRPEYVANGGDRCYHCKSALFDALAPLAALSGARIALGTNTDDLGDHRPGQAAAVARGAIAPLLDAGFGKSDVRRVSAALGLATAEKPAAACLSSRVAYGDPVTPEVLHRIELAEEAVRALGFDVCRVRAHGGGSVARVEVPGEDVPRAADLRSELDRAVRGAGFEFCALDMQGFASGRMNVLLGMPTSR, from the coding sequence GTGTCCCAGACGTCTGATGAGGTGAAGCTGGCGGCTCTTCGGGAGCGGGTGCGCGCCGAGCCGCGGCTGCTGGTCGCCTACTCCGGCGGGGTCGACTCGGCGCTCGTGGCAGCCGTCGCCGCGCAGGAGCTCGGAGAGCGGGCCGTGGCCGTCACGGCGGTGTCGGCGAGCCTGCCGCGCAGCGAGCGGGCGGCCGCGCGGGCGTTCGCCACCGCCCACGGGATCGCCCACGTGGAGGTGGCGACCGACGAGCTCGACCGGCCCGAGTACGTCGCCAACGGCGGGGACCGCTGCTACCACTGCAAGTCCGCGCTCTTCGACGCGCTCGCCCCGCTCGCTGCCCTGTCCGGGGCGCGGATCGCACTCGGCACCAACACCGACGATCTCGGCGACCACCGGCCCGGCCAGGCCGCCGCCGTCGCGCGCGGGGCGATCGCGCCACTGCTCGATGCCGGCTTCGGCAAGTCCGACGTGCGCCGCGTCAGCGCCGCACTCGGCCTCGCCACCGCCGAGAAACCGGCCGCCGCATGCCTCTCCTCGCGCGTGGCCTACGGCGACCCGGTCACGCCGGAGGTGCTGCACCGCATCGAGCTGGCCGAGGAGGCGGTGCGGGCGCTCGGCTTCGACGTCTGCCGGGTGCGCGCCCACGGTGGGGGATCGGTGGCGCGCGTCGAGGTGCCGGGCGAGGACGTGCCCCGGGCCGCTGACCTGCGTTCCGAGCTGGACCGGGCCGTTCGTGGGGCGGGTTTCGAGTTCTGCGCGCTCGACATGCAGGGCTTCGCGAGCGGGCGGATGAACGTGCTGCTCGGAATGCCGACCTCCCGATGA
- a CDS encoding STAS domain-containing protein, with protein MDESIQPCPEFLEIAMSRPYPDTAVLTVRGEIDTLTAPAFTAATEDLLTTSGEILVMDLTKVRFLASSGLAVLITAAHRAEDRGTRLRLVITSRAVRRPLEITGTAVLFDLYSDVESAYGGRD; from the coding sequence ATGGACGAATCGATCCAGCCCTGCCCGGAATTCCTGGAAATCGCCATGAGCCGGCCGTACCCGGACACCGCCGTCCTCACCGTGCGCGGCGAGATCGACACGCTCACCGCGCCCGCGTTCACCGCCGCCACCGAGGATCTGCTCACCACATCGGGCGAGATTCTCGTGATGGACCTCACGAAGGTGCGGTTCCTCGCCTCCAGCGGCCTGGCCGTGCTGATCACCGCGGCACACCGGGCCGAGGACCGCGGCACGCGGTTGCGGCTGGTCATCACCAGTCGCGCGGTACGCCGCCCCCTCGAGATCACGGGCACCGCGGTGCTGTTCGACCTGTACTCCGACGTGGAGTCCGCGTACGGGGGGCGCGATTGA
- a CDS encoding ATP-binding protein: MSDLDSPTPADALDGASTVEVRTSASAALIPTIRAVASDLAARADFDLDAISDLRMAVDEACATLVDVAAPTSWLRCTFLVRPERIEVHAQVQTKHSDAVVSTDTFGWRVLQTLADDVTVHHDAGRDDVGPTVGIRLDKRSGDVMR; this comes from the coding sequence GTGTCCGACCTGGACTCCCCAACGCCCGCCGACGCACTCGACGGGGCATCGACCGTGGAGGTCCGGACGTCGGCGAGTGCCGCGCTGATCCCGACGATCCGCGCGGTCGCCTCCGACCTGGCCGCACGGGCCGACTTCGACCTCGACGCCATCTCCGACCTGCGGATGGCCGTGGACGAGGCCTGCGCAACGCTCGTCGACGTCGCCGCGCCCACCTCGTGGCTGCGCTGCACGTTCCTGGTGCGCCCTGAGCGCATCGAGGTACACGCGCAGGTGCAGACGAAGCACTCCGATGCGGTGGTCTCCACCGACACCTTCGGCTGGCGCGTGCTGCAGACCCTCGCCGACGACGTCACCGTCCACCACGACGCCGGCCGCGACGACGTCGGGCCCACCGTGGGCATCCGGTTGGACAAGCGCTCCGGCGACGTGATGCGGTGA
- a CDS encoding SigB/SigF/SigG family RNA polymerase sigma factor, protein MTRADPEYGHLSPLLERYAALPADHPDREKLRDELVRGFLPVAQHIARRFSNRGEPLDDLVQVATVGLINAIDRYAPDRGSDFFSFAVPTISGEVRRHFRDLGWSMRVPRRLKDLHVSINGAVSELSQSLGRAPKPTEIAERLGVPVSEVLEGLEASEAYRSSSLDEMLSSEQGSATVGELVGEADAELDRVDFRQALRPVLAELAERERTIVLLRFFGNMTQTQIADRVGISQMHVSRLLAQTLDRLRTRLDPETRVG, encoded by the coding sequence GTGACCCGAGCAGATCCCGAGTACGGCCACCTCTCGCCCCTCCTCGAACGCTACGCCGCCCTCCCGGCCGATCACCCCGACCGGGAGAAGCTGCGGGACGAGCTCGTGCGGGGGTTCCTCCCGGTGGCCCAGCACATCGCTCGCCGCTTCTCCAACCGCGGCGAGCCCCTCGACGACCTCGTGCAGGTCGCCACCGTCGGTCTGATCAACGCGATCGACCGCTACGCCCCCGACCGCGGCAGCGACTTCTTCTCGTTCGCCGTGCCCACCATCAGCGGCGAGGTCCGGCGCCACTTCCGCGACCTCGGCTGGTCGATGCGCGTGCCGCGGCGGCTCAAGGACCTGCACGTCTCGATCAACGGCGCGGTGTCCGAGCTGTCGCAGAGCCTCGGCCGCGCGCCGAAACCCACCGAGATCGCCGAGCGGCTCGGGGTGCCCGTCTCCGAGGTGCTGGAGGGCCTGGAGGCCTCCGAGGCGTACCGCAGCTCGTCGCTGGACGAGATGCTCTCCTCGGAGCAGGGCAGTGCCACCGTCGGCGAGCTGGTGGGCGAGGCCGACGCCGAGCTCGACCGCGTCGACTTCCGGCAGGCGTTGCGCCCCGTGCTCGCCGAGCTGGCCGAACGGGAGCGCACGATCGTGCTGCTGCGCTTCTTCGGCAACATGACCCAGACCCAGATCGCCGACCGCGTCGGCATCTCCCAGATGCACGTGTCCCGGCTCCTCGCCCAGACCCTGGACCGGCTGCGCACCCGGCTGGACCCCGAGACCCGCGTCGGCTGA
- a CDS encoding NAD(P)/FAD-dependent oxidoreductase — protein sequence MTGQPEHVVIVGAGLGGLRTAQQLRSAGLQGRISLVGAESHLPYDRPPLSKQVLTGEWHPERTGLAEPDTFDELGVRTHLGNPAVALRPGDRGHELELADGAALHGDAIVIATGLVARELPDQPAHVHTLRTLDDALALRATLETASSLLVVGAGFIGAEVASSARTRGIAVTVVEALDVPAAHALGPHVGPVAGRLLTEGGVALHTGAKITRFGDAPDGVAVELADGRRIGAEAAVVGIGGVARLDWLAGLGLDTSGGLACGPTGRVHGLEGVWAVGDVASWDDPATGGRYRHEHWTSAGDQATIAARDVLGAPPPQAAVPYCWSDQFGLKIQILGRPELGDEVVQLHGAGLDSGPVRGTVAAYVAGDRVVAVAGFGAARLVARYRPLVAAGAPLSEARATAAALS from the coding sequence ATGACCGGTCAGCCGGAACACGTTGTGATCGTCGGGGCCGGGCTGGGCGGACTGCGCACGGCACAGCAGCTGCGCTCCGCCGGGCTGCAGGGCCGGATCAGCCTCGTCGGTGCCGAGTCGCACCTGCCCTACGACCGGCCGCCGCTGTCCAAGCAGGTGCTCACCGGCGAGTGGCACCCGGAGCGCACCGGGCTCGCCGAGCCCGACACGTTCGACGAGCTCGGCGTGCGCACCCACCTCGGCAACCCGGCCGTCGCCCTGCGCCCCGGCGACCGCGGTCACGAGCTGGAACTTGCCGACGGGGCCGCGCTGCACGGCGACGCCATCGTCATCGCCACCGGCCTGGTCGCGCGGGAGCTCCCCGACCAGCCCGCGCACGTGCACACCCTGCGCACCCTCGACGACGCACTCGCCCTGCGGGCCACGCTGGAGACGGCGTCGTCGCTGCTCGTCGTCGGCGCCGGGTTCATCGGCGCCGAGGTGGCGAGCTCAGCCCGAACCCGCGGCATCGCCGTCACGGTCGTCGAGGCGCTCGACGTGCCCGCCGCCCACGCGCTCGGCCCGCACGTGGGTCCCGTGGCGGGGCGGCTGCTCACCGAGGGCGGCGTCGCGCTGCACACCGGCGCCAAGATCACCCGATTCGGGGACGCACCCGACGGGGTCGCGGTCGAGCTCGCCGACGGCAGGCGAATCGGCGCGGAGGCCGCCGTCGTCGGGATCGGCGGCGTGGCACGCCTGGACTGGCTGGCCGGCCTCGGCCTCGACACCTCCGGCGGCCTCGCGTGCGGACCCACGGGGCGGGTGCACGGCCTGGAGGGCGTCTGGGCCGTCGGCGACGTCGCGTCGTGGGACGACCCGGCGACCGGCGGGCGGTACCGCCACGAGCACTGGACGAGCGCGGGCGACCAGGCCACCATCGCGGCACGGGACGTACTGGGCGCCCCACCCCCGCAGGCCGCGGTGCCCTACTGCTGGTCCGACCAGTTCGGGCTCAAGATCCAGATCCTGGGCCGCCCCGAGCTGGGCGACGAGGTCGTGCAGCTGCACGGCGCCGGGCTCGACAGCGGCCCCGTGCGCGGCACCGTGGCGGCGTACGTCGCGGGCGACCGGGTGGTGGCGGTGGCCGGCTTCGGCGCCGCCCGCCTGGTGGCGCGCTACCGGCCCCTGGTGGCGGCGGGCGCCCCGCTGTCGGAGGCGCGCGCCACCGCGGCCGCGCTCTCCTGA
- a CDS encoding DUF3618 domain-containing protein, with protein MPRDPDTIQREIEQARDALAVSLDELSERAHPKHLVDAGKESVQHRLADPRIRYGLMAIGALLVFALLRKLFR; from the coding sequence GTGCCCCGCGACCCGGACACCATCCAGCGCGAGATCGAGCAGGCGAGGGACGCGCTCGCGGTCAGCCTCGACGAGCTCTCGGAGCGGGCCCACCCGAAGCACCTGGTGGATGCCGGGAAGGAGAGCGTGCAGCACCGCCTCGCCGACCCGCGGATCCGCTACGGCCTGATGGCCATCGGCGCCCTGCTCGTGTTCGCCCTGCTCCGCAAGCTCTTCCGCTGA
- the bcp gene encoding thioredoxin-dependent thiol peroxidase: protein MTTRLAPGDTAPDFTLPDADGKPVSLSDHRGRRVIVYFYPAASTPGCTKQACDFRDNLAELGDAGLDVIGISPDKQAKLAKFRDAEGLTFTLLSDVDKEVLTAWGAFGEKKMYGKTVTGVIRSTFVVDPDGKIEQAFYNVRATGHVAKLRKDLAV, encoded by the coding sequence ATGACCACCCGTTTGGCTCCCGGCGACACGGCTCCCGACTTCACCCTTCCCGACGCGGACGGCAAGCCCGTGTCCCTGTCGGACCACCGCGGCCGCCGGGTGATCGTCTACTTCTACCCAGCCGCGAGCACGCCCGGCTGCACGAAGCAGGCCTGCGACTTCCGCGACAACCTCGCCGAGCTGGGCGACGCCGGCCTCGACGTCATCGGGATCTCACCGGACAAGCAGGCGAAGCTCGCGAAGTTCCGCGACGCGGAGGGCCTGACGTTCACGCTGCTCTCCGACGTCGACAAGGAGGTGCTCACGGCCTGGGGCGCCTTCGGCGAGAAGAAGATGTACGGCAAGACGGTCACCGGCGTCATCCGGTCGACGTTCGTGGTCGACCCGGACGGGAAGATCGAGCAGGCGTTCTACAACGTCCGCGCCACCGGGCACGTCGCGAAGCTGCGCAAGGACCTCGCGGTCTGA
- a CDS encoding 6-phospho-beta-glucosidase — protein MKLTILGGGGFRVPLVYRALGDSSPISEVVLHDVAPGRLAAIQAVLEQVGGGPAVRATTDLDDALAGARFVFSAIRVDGLAGRTVDERVALSCGVLGQETTGPGGIAYGLRTVPVALRVAERVAAVAPDAWVINFTNPAGMITEAMQRVLGERVVGICDSPIGLAQRAARALTGLGFDVGPEPVVEYVGLNHLGWLRGLRVDGADRLPDLLADDAALASIEEARLVGADWVRAIGALPNEYLYYFYRTREAVAAIGGAESTRGEYLLAQQERFYADAAADPARALERWTRARAERDASYMAESREASGAGERAAEDVAGGGYQQVALELMAALSGGEPRTMILDVRNGAAVPGLPAEAVVEVPCLVGAHGVTPLATAPLPGAMLGLLQQVKAVEQDTIEAAVTGSDVLALRAFAQHPLVDSVGVAQRLLDGYRAQLPGIAEILG, from the coding sequence GTGAAACTCACGATCCTCGGCGGTGGCGGGTTCCGGGTGCCGCTGGTCTACCGGGCACTCGGGGACTCGTCCCCGATCAGCGAAGTGGTCCTGCACGACGTCGCGCCCGGGCGGCTCGCGGCGATCCAGGCCGTTCTCGAGCAGGTCGGGGGCGGTCCTGCGGTGCGTGCCACCACCGACCTGGACGACGCACTGGCCGGCGCCCGGTTCGTGTTCTCCGCGATACGGGTGGACGGGCTCGCCGGCCGCACCGTGGACGAGCGGGTGGCGCTGTCGTGCGGTGTGCTGGGCCAGGAGACCACCGGTCCGGGCGGGATCGCGTACGGCCTGCGGACGGTGCCGGTCGCGCTGCGCGTCGCCGAGCGGGTGGCCGCCGTGGCGCCGGATGCGTGGGTCATCAACTTCACCAACCCCGCCGGCATGATCACCGAGGCCATGCAGCGCGTGCTCGGCGAGCGCGTGGTGGGCATCTGCGACTCGCCGATCGGGCTCGCGCAGCGGGCCGCGCGGGCGCTGACCGGGCTCGGTTTCGACGTGGGCCCCGAGCCGGTGGTCGAGTACGTGGGGCTCAACCACCTGGGCTGGCTGCGGGGCCTGCGGGTGGACGGGGCGGACCGGCTGCCCGACCTGCTGGCCGACGACGCCGCGCTCGCGTCCATCGAGGAGGCGCGGCTCGTGGGTGCCGACTGGGTGCGCGCCATCGGGGCGCTGCCCAACGAGTACCTCTACTACTTCTACCGCACCCGCGAGGCGGTCGCGGCGATCGGCGGCGCCGAGAGCACGCGCGGGGAGTACCTGCTCGCCCAGCAGGAGCGGTTCTACGCCGACGCCGCCGCCGACCCGGCCCGCGCCCTGGAGCGCTGGACGCGGGCGCGCGCCGAGCGCGACGCCAGCTACATGGCCGAGAGCCGGGAGGCGAGCGGCGCGGGCGAACGCGCGGCCGAGGACGTCGCAGGCGGTGGCTACCAGCAGGTGGCGCTCGAGCTGATGGCGGCGCTGTCCGGCGGCGAGCCCCGCACGATGATCCTCGACGTCCGCAACGGCGCAGCCGTGCCCGGGCTGCCTGCCGAGGCGGTGGTGGAGGTGCCCTGCCTGGTGGGCGCGCACGGCGTCACGCCGCTGGCCACCGCCCCCCTGCCCGGCGCGATGCTGGGCCTGTTGCAGCAGGTCAAGGCAGTGGAGCAGGACACCATCGAAGCTGCCGTCACCGGGTCGGACGTGCTGGCGCTGCGCGCGTTCGCGCAGCACCCGCTCGTCGACTCGGTGGGCGTGGCGCAGCGACTCCTCGACGGCTACCGCGCGCAGCTCCCGGGAATCGCCGAGATCCTCGGGTAG